A stretch of Deinococcus aquiradiocola DNA encodes these proteins:
- a CDS encoding carbohydrate kinase family protein — protein MPSLPSRPTAPRPTPLPPVLVAGGINADVLGRTLHAPQLHTSNPAVAGVTPGGVGRNIAEHLARLLPGRSVRLLGAVGRDVLGVSVLDATARAGVNVDGVLHLPGETGLYLAVLDDTGELHVGLAAMALTDTLTPDVTAPWRTGVPGADLLVLDANLPPGTVLALLDAARAAGVRAVIEPVSAPKAARLAAALAGDWHGVHLVKPDRQELAALTGEQDPDRAARTLLGWGARHVLLTLGAHGSVLYGPDGEVVRTPCTPGNVRDVTGAGDALVAGVCAALTRGWPVRDAVRLGHACAALTVASAQTVPDTLTWDAALHALPHGDPHPHGT, from the coding sequence ATGCCTTCCCTGCCGAGCCGCCCGACCGCGCCCAGGCCCACCCCGCTCCCGCCGGTCCTCGTGGCGGGCGGCATCAACGCGGACGTGCTGGGCCGCACCCTGCACGCCCCGCAGCTGCACACCAGCAACCCGGCCGTGGCGGGCGTCACGCCGGGCGGGGTGGGCCGCAACATCGCCGAGCACCTCGCGCGCCTGCTGCCCGGACGATCCGTGCGGCTGCTCGGCGCGGTCGGGCGGGACGTGCTGGGCGTCAGCGTGCTGGACGCCACGGCCCGCGCGGGCGTGAACGTGGACGGCGTGCTGCACCTGCCGGGCGAGACGGGCCTGTACCTCGCGGTGCTGGACGACACGGGCGAACTGCACGTCGGGCTGGCCGCCATGGCCCTCACCGACACGCTGACGCCGGACGTGACGGCCCCCTGGCGTACAGGCGTGCCCGGCGCGGACCTGCTGGTGCTGGACGCGAACCTCCCGCCCGGCACAGTCCTCGCACTGCTGGACGCCGCGCGGGCGGCAGGCGTGAGAGCCGTGATCGAACCGGTCAGCGCCCCCAAGGCCGCCCGGCTCGCCGCGGCCCTGGCGGGCGACTGGCACGGCGTGCACCTCGTCAAACCGGACCGGCAGGAACTCGCGGCCCTGACCGGCGAGCAGGACCCCGACCGGGCCGCACGCACCCTGCTCGGGTGGGGCGCGCGGCACGTGCTGCTCACGCTCGGCGCGCACGGCAGCGTCCTGTACGGCCCGGACGGCGAGGTGGTCCGCACGCCGTGCACGCCGGGCAACGTGCGCGACGTGACGGGCGCCGGGGACGCGCTCGTGGCGGGCGTGTGCGCGGCCCTCACGCGCGGCTGGCCGGTCCGGGACGCCGTGCGGCTCGGGCACGCCTGCGCCGCCCTGACCGTCGCGAGCGCCCAGACCGTCCCGGACACCCTGACGTGGGACGCGGCCCTGCACGCCCTGCCGCACGGCGACCCCCACCCGCACGGCACCTGA
- a CDS encoding MFS transporter: MTEPTAQTARPPILFLMVTAFLFSIGFALVFPVLPFIVAAYVPVASQQAATIGLLGAAYALCGFLGSPVLGALSDAYGRRPVIMLALFGSAVGYVFFGIGGSLAMLFLGRVIDGLSSGGMSALFGYVADTTPEEERGKVFGQIGAVIGAGFIIGPAIGGLLSHVSLSTPVYAAAGVCVLNMLWGAFALPESLGVAARRPLGASHLNPLTQLSGALAFPAVRRLVTVSVLFILPFSLMQTTLSLLARDALHWGPGQVSTVFMLVGVCDIVAQGVLLPTLLGRLGERGVALLGLSLGVVGMTVMALLPALPYAALLYLSTLLFASGEGIFNASLSALLSNAAPADAQGRVQGGAGAFSSLAQVAGPIGGGALYTRSGPAPTFGLGAGVILAALLLLTGQRAPAPLPAGKNA, translated from the coding sequence ATGACTGAACCGACCGCCCAGACCGCCCGGCCGCCCATCCTGTTCCTGATGGTGACGGCCTTCCTGTTCTCCATCGGCTTCGCCCTCGTGTTCCCGGTCCTGCCGTTCATCGTGGCCGCGTACGTGCCGGTCGCGTCGCAGCAGGCCGCCACGATCGGCCTGCTCGGCGCCGCGTACGCCCTGTGCGGCTTCCTGGGGTCCCCGGTCCTCGGGGCGCTCAGCGACGCCTACGGTCGCCGCCCCGTCATCATGCTGGCGCTGTTCGGGTCTGCGGTCGGGTACGTGTTCTTCGGCATCGGCGGCAGCCTCGCCATGCTGTTCCTGGGCCGCGTCATCGACGGCCTGAGTTCCGGCGGCATGAGCGCCCTGTTCGGCTACGTCGCCGACACCACCCCCGAAGAGGAACGCGGCAAGGTGTTCGGGCAGATCGGCGCGGTGATCGGCGCGGGCTTCATCATCGGCCCGGCCATCGGCGGCCTGCTGTCGCACGTCAGCTTGAGCACCCCCGTGTACGCTGCGGCGGGCGTGTGCGTGCTGAACATGCTGTGGGGCGCCTTCGCGCTGCCCGAGAGCCTCGGCGTGGCGGCCCGCCGTCCCCTGGGCGCCTCGCACCTCAACCCGCTCACGCAGCTGTCCGGCGCGCTGGCCTTCCCGGCCGTCCGGCGCCTCGTGACGGTCAGCGTGCTGTTCATCCTGCCGTTCTCGCTGATGCAGACCACGCTGTCCCTGCTGGCCCGCGACGCCCTGCACTGGGGGCCGGGACAGGTCAGCACCGTGTTCATGCTGGTGGGCGTGTGCGACATCGTCGCGCAGGGCGTGCTGCTGCCCACCCTGCTCGGACGGCTGGGCGAGCGCGGCGTGGCCCTGCTCGGCCTGAGCCTCGGCGTGGTCGGCATGACCGTCATGGCGCTGCTGCCTGCCCTGCCGTACGCGGCCCTCCTGTACCTGAGCACCCTGCTGTTCGCGTCCGGCGAGGGCATCTTCAACGCGTCCCTGAGTGCCCTGCTCTCCAACGCCGCTCCCGCCGACGCGCAGGGCCGCGTGCAGGGCGGCGCGGGCGCCTTCTCCTCGCTCGCGCAGGTGGCCGGACCGATCGGCGGCGGGGCCCTGTACACCCGCTCCGGGCCTGCCCCCACCTTCGGCCTCGGAGCGGGCGTGATCCTGGCCGCCCTGCTGCTCCTGACCGGCCAGCGCGCACCCGCACCCCTCCCGGCCGGGAAGAACGCCTGA
- a CDS encoding VOC family protein, translating to MTAHSEQRATFDHLVFASRDLTSGMDWVETHLGMRPTPGGEHGYFGTHNALLPFQRGYLEVIAINPAAPQPTHPRWFELDTPAMHERLRSGPALIHWVAGVTSIERAVRRSTEDHGDVLALSRGTNRWQLTVPPDGSLPMQGVLPSLIQWESLAPNARPPGSDMTLERLHLRTPHPERLHAALDALGFIGTPLDVTQGDAALRATFQTAGGPVTLP from the coding sequence ATGACGGCCCACAGCGAGCAACGCGCCACGTTCGACCATCTCGTCTTCGCGTCCCGCGACCTCACGTCCGGCATGGACTGGGTCGAGACGCACCTCGGCATGCGCCCCACCCCTGGCGGCGAGCACGGGTACTTCGGCACGCACAACGCGCTGCTGCCCTTCCAGCGCGGGTACCTGGAAGTGATCGCCATCAACCCGGCCGCGCCGCAACCCACCCACCCCCGCTGGTTCGAGCTGGACACGCCCGCCATGCACGAGCGGCTGCGGTCCGGCCCGGCCCTCATCCACTGGGTGGCGGGCGTGACGTCCATCGAGCGGGCCGTGCGGCGCTCCACCGAGGACCACGGGGACGTGCTGGCCCTGTCACGCGGCACGAACAGGTGGCAGCTGACCGTCCCGCCGGACGGCTCCCTGCCGATGCAGGGCGTGCTGCCGAGCCTGATCCAGTGGGAGAGCCTCGCCCCGAACGCCCGGCCGCCCGGCAGCGACATGACGCTGGAGCGCCTGCACCTGCGCACCCCCCACCCGGAGCGCCTGCACGCCGCGCTGGACGCCCTGGGCTTCATCGGGACGCCGCTGGACGTGACCCAGGGCGACGCGGCCCTGCGCGCCACCTTCCAGACTGCCGGCGGCCCGGTCACGCTGCCCTGA
- the plsY gene encoding glycerol-3-phosphate 1-O-acyltransferase PlsY: MGGVSTGYVIVAVLLAYLLGAIPAGAWVARRRGVDIRTVGSGNSGATNVQRSLGWGPGLVVGLFDILKGALAVLIAQRLGLTPPLAALCGFAAVVGHNFNAFNGFRGGKGVATSFGMMLLVDPQSSGVAFVVAFTVMYLTRYVSAGSLVGAVTTFAVAALLGRPWWELLIVGVVAAMMFYQHRENIVRLRAGNESRFGQKVTLPAPPAQKIVN, translated from the coding sequence ATGGGCGGCGTGTCCACAGGGTATGTCATTGTCGCCGTGCTGCTCGCCTATCTGCTGGGGGCCATTCCGGCCGGGGCCTGGGTGGCCCGCCGCCGGGGGGTCGACATCCGCACGGTCGGCTCCGGCAACAGCGGCGCCACCAACGTGCAGCGCAGCCTCGGCTGGGGGCCGGGCCTGGTGGTGGGCCTGTTCGACATCCTGAAGGGCGCGCTCGCGGTGCTGATCGCGCAGCGGCTCGGGCTGACGCCGCCGCTCGCGGCGCTGTGCGGGTTCGCGGCGGTGGTGGGCCACAACTTCAACGCCTTCAACGGCTTCCGGGGCGGGAAGGGCGTCGCGACGAGCTTCGGGATGATGCTGCTGGTGGACCCGCAGAGCAGCGGCGTGGCGTTCGTGGTGGCGTTCACGGTCATGTACCTGACGCGGTACGTGTCGGCCGGGAGTCTGGTGGGGGCCGTGACGACCTTCGCGGTCGCGGCGCTGCTGGGCCGCCCGTGGTGGGAACTGCTGATCGTGGGCGTGGTCGCCGCGATGATGTTCTACCAGCACCGCGAGAACATCGTGCGCCTGCGCGCCGGGAACGAGAGCCGTTTCGGGCAGAAGGTGACGCTGCCCGCCCCGCCCGCACAGAAGATCGTGAACTGA
- a CDS encoding AIM24 family protein, whose amino-acid sequence MSSHRFKTSEQAVPGLKAEVYEIATLQRVIQNHASGAEIAEHYHATGQRQVRFTLENAGILLEPGAFLYSHGRIVSAVRQHEKGGMLTRALRGNATGESAFATSFDGTGDVWTELTRQHFVIAELDGQDDLLLDDRAFYACQNTVQLTTHMHRGVSGVLSGNGFAQPRLSGRGLFVVESPVAAEEIEVVELRGEELVLDGDLMLMYSASLQVQLRPLVRGLRSAMRSGEGLVYVLSGHGQVFFTPTHRKASIASVGEL is encoded by the coding sequence ATGTCCTCCCACCGCTTCAAGACCAGCGAGCAGGCCGTGCCGGGCCTGAAAGCCGAAGTGTACGAGATCGCGACCCTGCAGCGCGTCATCCAGAACCACGCCTCGGGCGCCGAGATCGCCGAGCACTACCACGCGACCGGGCAGCGGCAGGTGCGCTTCACGCTGGAGAATGCGGGCATCCTGCTCGAACCGGGCGCGTTCCTGTACTCGCACGGCCGCATCGTGAGCGCCGTCAGGCAGCACGAGAAGGGCGGCATGCTCACGCGCGCCCTGCGCGGCAACGCCACGGGCGAATCGGCCTTCGCGACGAGTTTCGACGGGACGGGCGACGTGTGGACGGAACTCACGCGGCAGCACTTCGTGATCGCGGAACTCGACGGTCAGGACGACCTGCTTCTCGACGACCGCGCCTTCTACGCCTGCCAGAACACCGTGCAGCTGACGACGCACATGCACCGGGGCGTGTCCGGCGTGCTGTCCGGCAACGGCTTCGCGCAGCCGCGCCTGTCCGGCCGGGGCCTGTTCGTGGTGGAGTCGCCCGTCGCGGCCGAGGAGATCGAGGTGGTGGAACTGCGCGGCGAGGAACTCGTGCTGGACGGCGACCTGATGCTGATGTACAGCGCGTCCCTGCAGGTGCAGCTGCGCCCCCTGGTGCGCGGCCTGCGCAGCGCCATGCGGAGCGGCGAGGGCCTCGTGTACGTGCTGAGCGGGCACGGGCAGGTGTTCTTCACGCCCACGCACCGCAAGGCGTCCATCGCCTCTGTGGGTGAGCTCTGA
- a CDS encoding AraC family transcriptional regulator, producing the protein MSYQEFPPDPRLHTLVRTYWQMTEFHEVSEQEHRFMPERSVRLTFSAGHSWQGSPQGGPLERLPDATLFGLTVAPQRMVSVGLTRALGVELYPWGARQLFGWTFGQDLLDLTVQHPWLCRAVCALVRLDAWDEARQMVDDWLLGLMNERGRELKVGVEAARTLYMSLGQARIGTLSLELGLSQRQLERAFLNEVGLNAKTLARIIRFEEAHNRLWLDPHASLSRLALDLGFSDQAHLTREFRSLAHMTPGTFARFTLQRLDQARRDELRAADPRLQPHRWTDQRDPDRVQIDFALIGI; encoded by the coding sequence TGCACACCCTCGTGCGGACGTACTGGCAGATGACCGAATTTCACGAGGTGAGCGAGCAGGAGCACCGCTTCATGCCGGAACGCTCGGTGCGCCTCACCTTCTCTGCGGGGCACTCGTGGCAGGGCTCGCCGCAGGGCGGCCCGCTGGAGCGCCTGCCGGACGCCACGCTGTTCGGGCTGACGGTGGCGCCGCAACGGATGGTGTCGGTGGGCCTGACGCGCGCGCTGGGCGTGGAACTGTACCCGTGGGGCGCGCGGCAGCTGTTCGGCTGGACGTTCGGGCAGGACCTGCTGGACCTCACCGTGCAGCACCCCTGGCTGTGCCGCGCCGTGTGCGCCCTCGTGCGGCTGGACGCCTGGGACGAGGCGCGCCAGATGGTGGACGACTGGCTCCTGGGCCTGATGAACGAACGGGGACGGGAACTGAAGGTGGGCGTGGAGGCCGCCCGGACCCTGTACATGTCGCTCGGGCAGGCCCGCATCGGCACGCTTTCCCTGGAACTGGGCCTCAGTCAGCGGCAGCTGGAGCGCGCCTTCCTGAACGAGGTGGGCCTGAACGCCAAGACGCTCGCCCGCATCATCCGCTTCGAGGAAGCGCACAACCGCCTGTGGCTCGACCCGCACGCCTCCCTCTCCCGGCTCGCCCTGGACCTGGGCTTCTCGGATCAGGCGCACCTCACGCGGGAGTTCCGGTCGCTGGCGCACATGACGCCCGGCACCTTCGCGCGCTTCACGCTGCAGCGCCTCGATCAGGCCCGGCGCGACGAACTCCGCGCTGCCGACCCGCGCCTCCAGCCGCACCGCTGGACCGATCAGCGCGACCCGGACCGCGTCCAGATCGATTTCGCCCTGATCGGCATCTGA
- a CDS encoding pseudouridine-5'-phosphate glycosidase: MTLNPRLEYTPEVRDALQTGRPVVALESTIVSHGMPYPQNVQTAREVEAVVRQEGAVPATIAVIGGRIKVGLNDPELEQLGQDPTFGKISTRDLPHTVALGRNGATTVASTMRVAHLAGIRVFATGGTGGVHRGGALSMDVSADLTELSRSQVCVVSAGVKSILDIGLTLEVLETLGVPVLTLGSTEFPSFYSRSSGFTSPLTVDTPEQAAAVLRAKWDVCDAGMGGQPGQPGGALLANPIPHDAEIPAAEIAPHIDAALRDMDALGITGKDTTPYLLGRIVEITGGRSLVANIALVKNNAAVAARVAAAYCGMNMN; this comes from the coding sequence ATGACGCTGAACCCCAGGCTGGAGTACACCCCCGAAGTCCGTGACGCGCTGCAGACGGGCCGTCCCGTCGTGGCGCTCGAAAGCACCATCGTGAGCCACGGCATGCCGTACCCGCAGAACGTCCAGACGGCCCGCGAGGTGGAAGCCGTCGTGCGGCAGGAGGGCGCGGTGCCCGCCACCATCGCCGTGATCGGCGGCCGCATCAAGGTCGGCCTGAACGACCCGGAACTCGAACAGCTCGGGCAGGACCCCACCTTCGGCAAGATCAGCACGCGCGACCTGCCGCACACCGTCGCGCTCGGCCGCAACGGCGCCACCACCGTCGCCAGCACCATGCGCGTCGCGCACCTCGCCGGGATCCGCGTGTTCGCGACGGGCGGCACGGGCGGCGTGCACCGCGGCGGGGCGCTCAGCATGGATGTCAGCGCCGACCTGACCGAACTGAGCCGCTCGCAGGTGTGCGTGGTGAGCGCGGGCGTCAAGAGCATCCTCGACATCGGCCTGACGCTGGAGGTACTGGAGACGCTGGGCGTGCCGGTCCTCACGCTCGGCTCCACCGAATTCCCGTCCTTCTACAGCCGCTCGTCCGGCTTCACGTCGCCACTCACGGTGGACACGCCCGAACAGGCGGCCGCCGTGCTGCGCGCCAAGTGGGACGTGTGCGACGCCGGGATGGGCGGACAGCCGGGCCAGCCGGGCGGCGCGCTCCTCGCGAACCCCATCCCGCACGACGCGGAAATCCCGGCCGCCGAGATCGCGCCGCACATCGACGCGGCCCTGCGCGACATGGACGCGCTCGGCATCACCGGCAAGGACACCACCCCGTACCTGCTCGGCCGCATCGTGGAGATCACGGGCGGACGCAGCCTCGTGGCGAACATCGCGCTCGTCAAGAACAACGCCGCCGTCGCCGCGCGCGTCGCCGCCGCGTACTGCGGCATGAACATGAACTGA
- a CDS encoding aspartate-semialdehyde dehydrogenase, giving the protein MKLAIVGATGAVGHELLSVLEKSTLTFSELQLYASPRSAGSTLTFRGQEITVQATPDGPIPADLILASAGGSISKALAPVWVKGGAVVIDNSSAFRYDDTVPLVVPEINGEAALAHHGIIANPNCTTAIAAVAVWPIHRAYGVKRMIVSTYQATSGAGAKGMQELEEQTRSVLAGNPAGHEVFAHPIVFNLIPHIDSFQSNGFTKEEMKVVWETHKIFGDDSLRVSCTAVRIPTMRAHSEAITLELERPADPEAVRELLRRSPGVKVVDDPEAKLYPMPLTSSGEYDVEVGRIRSSLVFDGGLDLFVSGDQLLKGAALNAVQIAEYLQQKGALSGTASPA; this is encoded by the coding sequence ATGAAACTCGCCATCGTAGGAGCCACCGGAGCCGTCGGTCACGAACTCTTGAGCGTGCTGGAGAAGAGCACCCTCACCTTCAGCGAACTGCAGCTGTACGCCTCGCCGCGCAGCGCGGGCAGCACCCTCACCTTCCGCGGTCAGGAGATCACGGTGCAGGCCACGCCGGACGGCCCCATTCCTGCCGACCTGATCCTCGCGTCGGCGGGCGGCAGCATCAGCAAGGCCCTCGCGCCCGTGTGGGTGAAGGGCGGCGCCGTCGTGATCGACAACTCCAGCGCCTTCCGTTACGACGACACGGTGCCGCTCGTCGTGCCGGAAATCAACGGCGAGGCGGCCCTCGCGCACCACGGGATCATCGCGAACCCCAACTGCACGACCGCCATCGCGGCTGTCGCGGTGTGGCCCATCCACCGGGCGTACGGCGTGAAACGCATGATCGTGTCCACGTACCAGGCGACGAGCGGCGCGGGCGCGAAAGGCATGCAGGAACTCGAGGAGCAGACGCGCAGCGTCCTGGCGGGCAACCCGGCCGGGCACGAGGTGTTCGCGCACCCCATCGTGTTCAACCTCATCCCGCACATCGACAGCTTCCAGAGCAACGGCTTCACCAAGGAAGAGATGAAGGTCGTGTGGGAGACGCACAAGATCTTCGGGGACGACAGCCTGCGCGTCAGCTGCACCGCCGTACGCATCCCCACCATGCGCGCGCACAGCGAGGCCATCACGCTGGAACTCGAACGTCCCGCCGACCCGGAAGCGGTGCGTGAACTGCTGCGCCGCAGTCCCGGCGTGAAGGTCGTGGACGACCCCGAAGCGAAACTCTACCCGATGCCCCTCACGAGCAGCGGCGAGTACGACGTGGAGGTGGGCCGCATCCGCAGCAGCCTCGTGTTCGACGGCGGCCTGGACCTCTTCGTGAGCGGCGATCAGCTGCTCAAGGGCGCCGCGCTGAACGCCGTGCAGATCGCCGAGTACCTGCAGCAGAAGGGCGCGCTGAGCGGCACCGCCAGCCCCGCCTGA
- a CDS encoding YpdA family putative bacillithiol disulfide reductase, with protein MIDVAIIGAGPVGLSAAIHAKRAGLSYEVLEKGCVVNAIFDYPTYMTFFTTAPELEIGNHPMVTGHDKPDRRDALMYYRLVAQRENLNVRQYTEVTRVHAAPAGFTLEVEAQDGTRGVVEARRVIVATGYYDNPLHLGIPGEDSENVSHYYTESHPFWNLNVTVIGAGNSAADAALDLWRGGANVTMVVRAPELKSTIKYWVRPDLENRIKEGSITAHFDSQVMEIHPEHVLVQRQDGSTLDLPTDYTFALTGYRPDLSFLSDLHLAEHDDQCLVLDEHYESSVPGLFVVGSAGFAGKTNQVFIENGRFHADHAMAEIVRQLQAQQELTTA; from the coding sequence ATGATCGACGTGGCAATCATCGGAGCGGGACCGGTCGGCCTGAGCGCCGCCATTCACGCCAAACGCGCGGGACTGAGTTACGAGGTGCTGGAGAAGGGCTGCGTGGTCAACGCGATCTTCGACTACCCCACATACATGACGTTCTTCACCACCGCGCCCGAACTCGAGATCGGCAACCACCCCATGGTCACCGGGCACGACAAGCCCGACCGCCGGGACGCCCTGATGTACTACCGCCTCGTCGCGCAGCGCGAGAACCTCAACGTCCGCCAGTACACCGAAGTCACCCGCGTGCACGCCGCGCCCGCCGGCTTCACCCTGGAAGTCGAAGCGCAGGACGGCACGCGCGGCGTCGTCGAGGCGCGCCGCGTCATCGTCGCCACCGGCTACTACGACAACCCCCTGCACCTCGGCATTCCCGGCGAGGACTCCGAGAACGTCTCGCACTACTACACCGAATCCCACCCCTTCTGGAACCTGAACGTCACCGTGATCGGCGCCGGGAACAGCGCCGCCGACGCCGCCCTCGACCTGTGGCGCGGCGGGGCGAACGTCACCATGGTCGTCCGCGCGCCCGAACTGAAAAGCACCATCAAGTACTGGGTGCGGCCCGACCTCGAAAACCGCATCAAGGAAGGCAGCATCACCGCGCACTTCGATTCGCAGGTGATGGAAATCCACCCGGAGCACGTCCTCGTGCAGCGGCAGGACGGCAGCACCCTCGACCTGCCCACCGACTACACCTTCGCCCTCACCGGCTACCGCCCCGACCTGAGCTTCCTGTCGGACCTGCACCTCGCCGAGCACGACGACCAGTGCCTCGTGCTCGACGAGCACTACGAGAGCAGCGTCCCCGGCCTCTTCGTGGTCGGCAGCGCCGGATTCGCCGGCAAGACCAACCAGGTCTTCATCGAGAACGGCCGCTTCCACGCCGACCACGCCATGGCCGAAATCGTGCGGCAGCTGCAGGCGCAGCAGGAACTCACCACCGCCTGA
- a CDS encoding NAD(P)/FAD-dependent oxidoreductase → MVDIIVVGAGLAGLTAARTLVRAGRRVRVLEAGPQVGGRVRTFTRQGFTLDEGYQVLFTAYPAVRRHLDLAALDLVTLPPAAAVRRGGDVQVLGDPFRDPGSLLSTLRSDVLPLADKLRVARLAVSLRSGAPHLLLQGPDRSTATYLQELGFSDGAVQSFFAPFFGGIFLNRDLSTSARLFRYYFRMLMDGQIAVPRAGMLQIPAQLASGLSVSTGVRVERLVQTARSVVVDTTLGELEAGSVIVATDPPTAAHLLGEPAPALGSVPSTYLSYAAPRSPEVQPRLLLNAAGGLVNNAQWMGQAVPGRAPQGQDLLVVTVPGAPDLADAELDAAVRAELRDWYGDAVNGFGTLAVTRVPHAQFAQPAGFASRLAGHATRMPGVLRASESTSMSGIQGAMESGEKAAAILLGDPVGMSRPRGA, encoded by the coding sequence ATGGTGGACATCATCGTGGTGGGGGCGGGACTGGCGGGACTCACGGCGGCCCGGACGCTGGTCCGCGCGGGGCGGCGCGTGCGGGTGCTGGAGGCCGGCCCGCAGGTCGGCGGGCGCGTCCGCACGTTCACCCGGCAGGGCTTCACGCTCGACGAGGGGTACCAGGTGCTGTTCACGGCGTACCCCGCGGTGCGCCGTCACCTGGACCTCGCGGCGCTGGACCTCGTCACGCTGCCGCCCGCCGCTGCCGTCCGGCGCGGAGGGGACGTGCAGGTGCTCGGCGATCCCTTCCGCGACCCCGGCAGCCTGCTGTCCACCCTGCGCTCGGACGTCCTGCCGCTCGCGGACAAGCTGCGCGTCGCGCGGCTCGCGGTGTCGCTGCGGTCCGGCGCGCCGCACCTGCTGCTGCAGGGACCGGACCGTTCCACGGCCACGTACCTGCAGGAACTGGGCTTCTCGGACGGGGCGGTGCAGTCGTTCTTCGCGCCGTTCTTCGGCGGGATCTTCCTGAACCGCGACCTCAGCACGAGTGCGCGCCTCTTCCGGTACTACTTCCGGATGCTGATGGACGGCCAGATCGCCGTTCCGCGCGCCGGGATGCTTCAGATTCCCGCGCAGCTCGCGTCGGGTCTGAGCGTCTCGACGGGCGTGCGCGTGGAGCGGCTGGTGCAGACGGCACGCAGCGTCGTGGTGGACACCACCCTCGGGGAACTCGAGGCGGGCAGCGTCATCGTGGCGACCGACCCGCCCACCGCCGCGCACCTGCTCGGTGAGCCTGCCCCGGCCCTGGGGAGCGTGCCGAGCACGTACCTCAGCTACGCCGCGCCGCGCTCCCCGGAGGTGCAGCCGCGCCTGCTGCTGAACGCCGCCGGGGGCCTCGTCAACAACGCGCAGTGGATGGGGCAGGCCGTGCCGGGCCGCGCGCCGCAGGGGCAGGACCTGCTGGTGGTGACGGTGCCGGGCGCGCCGGACCTCGCGGACGCCGAACTGGACGCCGCCGTCCGCGCGGAGTTGCGCGACTGGTACGGGGACGCCGTGAACGGGTTCGGGACGCTCGCCGTGACGCGCGTCCCGCACGCGCAGTTCGCGCAGCCTGCCGGGTTCGCGTCGCGGCTCGCCGGGCACGCCACGCGGATGCCGGGCGTGCTGCGCGCGTCGGAATCCACGTCCATGAGCGGCATTCAGGGCGCGATGGAGAGCGGCGAGAAGGCCGCGGCGATCCTGCTCGGCGACCCGGTCGGCATGAGCCGCCCCAGGGGCGCCTGA
- a CDS encoding bleomycin resistance protein — translation MNEETDHGVTFGRVAPMLPVRDMARALAFYQGVLGFRKVFENGRPVGFVILERGAAELHLTLQPHHAPAPFNVAHLLVDDADALHARCVKAGARIVKSLRDKEYGLRAFVFQDPDGNRIDVGHETGD, via the coding sequence ATGAACGAAGAGACAGACCATGGCGTGACGTTCGGCCGCGTGGCCCCCATGCTGCCGGTGCGGGACATGGCGCGCGCCCTCGCCTTCTACCAGGGCGTGCTCGGCTTCCGGAAGGTATTCGAGAACGGCCGCCCGGTCGGGTTCGTGATCCTGGAGCGCGGCGCGGCGGAACTGCACCTGACGCTGCAGCCCCATCACGCGCCCGCGCCGTTCAATGTCGCGCACCTGCTGGTGGACGACGCGGACGCCCTGCACGCCCGCTGCGTGAAGGCCGGGGCGCGCATCGTGAAATCGCTGCGGGACAAGGAGTACGGCCTGCGCGCCTTCGTGTTCCAGGACCCGGACGGGAACCGCATCGACGTGGGGCACGAAACCGGCGACTGA